A stretch of Carnobacterium iners DNA encodes these proteins:
- a CDS encoding acyltransferase family protein yields MVYNRTIDVMKGLAILFVIFIHSLTNQTVLDIGGPFYILQAVPLFLVIAGFNNTMSYERHHSETLIDLYQPILLLKKLNRILLPAVLAYLFQLVIGPFIGEEASIFFYLFGRGGFGGFFISIMIQLIFFLPFLYYLAKRNHHLMLLISFLVNLGFELASDILDLPPFLYRLFFFRYLFAIALGIWFYFIQQDKKALTIIKIGAFLSILYLILVHYFDYNGSFYSFDTAWRGQNPLTFFYPLFLFHLGLTYLPKLRWNILYEGLACLGKQSYHIFIVQMVYFWVIASYIDKTQSILVIDLASCLIIGSAYYHLEKFYFRHKKHLR; encoded by the coding sequence TTGGTATATAATCGAACAATTGACGTTATGAAAGGACTGGCGATTCTTTTTGTTATTTTTATCCATAGTTTAACAAATCAAACGGTACTAGATATCGGTGGACCTTTTTATATTCTGCAAGCCGTTCCTTTATTTCTTGTTATCGCAGGATTCAACAATACGATGTCCTATGAACGACATCATTCTGAAACGCTCATCGATTTATACCAACCGATTTTACTTTTAAAAAAATTAAATCGCATTCTATTGCCAGCAGTGCTAGCTTATTTGTTTCAACTAGTGATTGGTCCGTTTATTGGAGAAGAAGCTTCTATTTTCTTTTATTTGTTCGGTCGAGGTGGATTTGGCGGGTTTTTTATTTCCATTATGATTCAACTTATTTTCTTTTTGCCTTTTCTTTATTATCTTGCTAAAAGAAACCATCATCTTATGTTATTAATCAGTTTCTTAGTAAATTTAGGTTTTGAATTAGCTAGTGATATTCTAGACTTACCCCCATTTTTATATCGTTTATTTTTCTTTCGTTATCTATTCGCGATTGCTTTAGGTATTTGGTTTTACTTTATTCAACAAGATAAAAAAGCTTTAACTATCATTAAAATAGGTGCTTTTTTAAGCATTCTCTATCTTATCTTAGTTCATTATTTTGACTATAATGGATCTTTTTATTCATTCGATACTGCATGGAGAGGTCAAAATCCTCTAACTTTTTTCTATCCTTTATTCTTATTTCATTTAGGACTTACCTATCTGCCTAAGTTGAGATGGAATATCCTTTATGAAGGATTAGCGTGTTTAGGAAAACAGTCTTATCATATCTTTATTGTTCAAATGGTTTACTTTTGGGTTATTGCTTCCTATATTGATAAAACCCAATCCATATTAGTAATTGATTTAGCGAGTTGCTTAATAATTGGGAGTGCCTATTATCATCTCGAAAAATTTTATTTTCGTCATAAAAAACATTTGCGCTAG
- a CDS encoding methionine ABC transporter ATP-binding protein — MIELKNIKKVFQTKEGTLTAVNHVDLSIEDGEIYGIVGYSGAGKSTLVRMFNGLEIPTKGTVTVDGHVISELKGKNLRKERQKIGMIFQHFNLLWSRTVMENVLFPLEIAGIPKAKRQAKAKELLGLVGLEGKEQAYPSQLSGGQKQRVGIARALANEPTLLLCDEATSALDPQTTDEVLDLLVAINKRLNLTIVLITHEMHVVRKICNKVAVMDDGRVVESGEVLEVFKKPQQDITKRFIRQDANPDSGETDDVLEEMLVEYPEGKLIHLVFEEEQVRMPVISRIVREYNVELNIIQGNIQQAKKGSIGSLYVQLTGDPLSISQAIEQLDQMKVGVEVIEHVVES, encoded by the coding sequence ATGATCGAATTAAAGAATATAAAAAAAGTATTCCAAACAAAAGAAGGCACTCTAACAGCCGTAAATCATGTTGATTTATCGATTGAAGACGGTGAGATTTATGGCATTGTTGGGTACTCTGGAGCAGGAAAAAGTACTTTGGTTCGCATGTTCAATGGACTTGAAATTCCAACAAAAGGAACCGTAACCGTTGATGGTCATGTCATTTCAGAATTAAAAGGTAAAAACTTAAGAAAAGAACGCCAAAAAATTGGGATGATTTTTCAACACTTTAACTTACTCTGGTCTAGAACGGTGATGGAAAATGTTTTATTTCCGCTAGAAATTGCGGGTATACCCAAAGCTAAACGACAAGCTAAAGCCAAAGAATTATTAGGTTTAGTTGGACTCGAAGGAAAAGAACAAGCCTATCCGTCTCAGTTGTCAGGTGGTCAAAAACAACGTGTAGGAATTGCTAGAGCTTTAGCTAACGAACCAACCTTATTGCTTTGCGATGAAGCAACAAGCGCGCTAGACCCTCAAACAACCGATGAAGTGCTAGATTTATTAGTAGCTATTAACAAACGTTTAAATTTAACAATTGTCTTAATTACTCACGAAATGCATGTTGTTAGAAAAATTTGCAACAAAGTCGCTGTGATGGATGATGGAAGAGTAGTCGAATCAGGCGAAGTATTAGAAGTCTTTAAAAAACCTCAACAAGATATTACAAAACGATTTATCCGTCAAGACGCTAATCCAGATAGCGGTGAGACAGATGATGTGTTAGAAGAAATGCTAGTAGAGTACCCAGAAGGCAAATTGATTCATCTTGTATTTGAAGAAGAACAAGTTAGAATGCCAGTTATTTCAAGAATTGTACGTGAATACAACGTAGAATTAAATATTATCCAAGGAAATATCCAACAAGCTAAAAAAGGTTCGATTGGTTCTTTATATGTTCAGTTAACGGGCGATCCTTTAAGTATTTCGCAAGCAATTGAACAACTTGACCAAATGAAAGTAGGAGTTGAGGTGATTGAACATGTTGTCGAGTCTTAA
- a CDS encoding DUF2969 family protein, which translates to MTKGNKKIEVEIKETTNNKEGFVELSLSAGERLIGLIQQEEGKSVTVITNAGVESKARTIDDGINQLLMDYNLHQL; encoded by the coding sequence ATGACAAAAGGGAATAAAAAAATTGAAGTAGAAATAAAAGAAACAACGAATAATAAAGAGGGTTTTGTAGAGTTATCGCTATCAGCAGGGGAGCGACTAATCGGCTTGATCCAACAAGAAGAAGGCAAGTCTGTAACCGTCATTACAAATGCTGGTGTTGAATCAAAAGCAAGAACCATTGATGATGGCATCAATCAACTGTTAATGGATTATAATTTACACCAACTATAA
- a CDS encoding FtsW/RodA/SpoVE family cell cycle protein, whose translation MNETKESKIDYGIILSILLLSIISIATLFSTTYLIEGKGIRTTIMQVLWYIIGTIAIIITMQFDSEQLWKLAPIAYGVGLLLLVLVLFFYDRQTEAFTGAKSWFKFGPITFQPSEIMKIAFILMLARVVTQHNSEYEKHFVQADFLLIGKILLTSIIPLGLILMQNDLGTTLVFMAIIGGIILMSGITWKIILPIFAATAGAGGGLLFIVANNREILLNFGFKPYQFARIDSWLNPYQDSADASYQLIQSMKAIGSGKVFGKGFGVSEVYVPVRESDMIFSTIGENFGFIGSTALIFIYFLLIYQMVRICFDTKNEFYTYISTGVIMMILFHVLENIGMGIGMLPLTGIPLPFISQGGTALLGNMMGVGLVMSMRYHYRSYMFSEDESEF comes from the coding sequence ATGAATGAGACGAAAGAATCAAAAATAGATTACGGTATCATTTTATCTATTCTATTATTATCCATTATCAGTATAGCCACTCTCTTTTCTACTACCTACTTAATCGAAGGCAAAGGAATACGAACGACGATTATGCAGGTCCTTTGGTACATTATTGGAACGATTGCGATTATTATTACTATGCAGTTTGATTCTGAGCAACTATGGAAACTAGCACCGATTGCTTATGGAGTAGGATTGTTGCTCTTGGTTTTAGTCTTATTCTTTTATGATCGACAGACAGAAGCTTTTACCGGAGCAAAAAGTTGGTTCAAATTTGGACCGATAACCTTTCAGCCTTCAGAAATCATGAAAATTGCTTTTATTTTAATGCTGGCACGCGTCGTAACGCAACACAATAGTGAATACGAGAAGCATTTTGTACAAGCAGATTTTCTATTGATAGGCAAAATATTACTTACTTCTATTATTCCACTAGGCTTAATTCTAATGCAAAATGATTTAGGAACAACATTAGTTTTTATGGCTATTATCGGTGGGATTATTTTAATGTCTGGTATAACTTGGAAAATTATCTTGCCCATTTTTGCTGCAACAGCCGGCGCCGGTGGAGGGCTATTGTTTATCGTTGCTAATAATCGTGAGATTTTATTGAATTTTGGTTTTAAACCGTATCAATTTGCTCGAATTGATTCTTGGCTTAATCCGTACCAAGATTCTGCCGATGCATCTTATCAGTTGATTCAAAGTATGAAAGCAATTGGTTCAGGTAAAGTTTTTGGTAAAGGATTTGGCGTATCAGAAGTATATGTGCCTGTGCGAGAATCTGATATGATTTTTTCGACAATTGGTGAAAATTTTGGCTTTATTGGTAGTACAGCGTTAATTTTTATTTATTTTTTATTGATTTACCAAATGGTCCGTATTTGTTTTGATACAAAAAATGAGTTTTATACGTATATTTCTACAGGTGTGATTATGATGATTTTATTTCATGTGTTAGAAAATATCGGGATGGGTATCGGGATGTTGCCTTTAACGGGTATTCCACTTCCCTTTATTTCGCAAGGTGGGACAGCTTTATTAGGAAACATGATGGGTGTTGGTTTAGTAATGTCAATGAGGTATCATTACCGTAGCTATATGTTCTCAGAAGATGAAAGTGAATTTTAA
- a CDS encoding methionine ABC transporter permease, with amino-acid sequence MLSSLKLGANILDQYIDFSDIQWDKMQKATGQTLGMTIGSVIIVFLLGLLLGLLLYETNGKETLDAKVLYSIVAFLVNVFRSIPFIILIVLIMPFTKVLVGSIIGPIAALPALIISSAPFYARLVEIGFREIDKGVIEAAEAMGASKWEIIYKVLIPESLPSIVSGLTVTTISLVGYTAMAGVIGAGGLGNLAYLDGFQRNQPAVTLAATLIILVIVFTIQFIGDRAVKRIDKR; translated from the coding sequence ATGTTGTCGAGTCTTAAACTAGGAGCTAATATACTAGACCAATATATCGACTTTTCAGATATTCAGTGGGATAAGATGCAAAAAGCGACCGGACAAACGTTAGGAATGACCATTGGTTCAGTTATCATTGTCTTTTTATTAGGGCTCTTACTTGGTTTGCTATTATATGAAACAAACGGTAAAGAAACGCTAGATGCTAAAGTGCTTTATAGTATCGTAGCTTTCTTGGTAAACGTTTTTCGTTCTATTCCGTTTATTATTTTAATCGTTTTGATCATGCCCTTCACAAAAGTATTAGTTGGATCCATTATAGGCCCGATTGCTGCTTTACCGGCGTTAATTATTTCTTCGGCACCATTCTATGCTCGATTAGTTGAAATAGGGTTTCGCGAAATAGATAAAGGCGTGATTGAAGCGGCTGAAGCAATGGGAGCCAGTAAATGGGAAATCATTTACAAAGTTCTCATTCCAGAAAGTTTACCATCTATTGTTTCTGGTTTGACCGTTACAACCATCTCATTAGTTGGATATACAGCGATGGCGGGAGTCATTGGTGCCGGTGGCTTAGGTAATCTAGCTTACTTAGACGGCTTCCAAAGAAATCAGCCAGCTGTAACGTTAGCAGCAACATTAATTATTTTAGTCATCGTTTTTACCATTCAATTTATTGGCGATAGAGCTGTTAAGCGAATCGATAAACGATAA
- the ald gene encoding alanine dehydrogenase — MKIGIPKEIKNNENRVAISPAGVHGLVEAGHEVFVEELAGKTAGFTDEAFVDAGAKMLKSAADIWAAEMVIKVKEPLPEEYVYFREGLILFTYLHLAAAKELTDKLVESGVTAIGYETMAKDGVLPLLTPMSQVAGRMAVQIGAQFLENTHGGKGLLLGGTPGVSTGNVVIIGGGVSGMHAAKMAVGLGADVTILDVNPTRLADLGNIFGNSVTTLMSNEFNIAEQVKTADLVIGAVLIPGSKAPTLVTEEMVKTMEAGSVIVDIAVDQGGIIETADKVTTHDNPVYTRHGVLHYAVANMPGAVSKTSTMALTNVTVPYAIEIAGKGVELAAQENPTVYGGINVMNHKVTKKEVAESLDMEFVEASTFFKK, encoded by the coding sequence ATGAAAATCGGTATACCTAAAGAAATCAAAAACAACGAAAATCGGGTGGCTATTTCACCAGCAGGAGTTCACGGCCTAGTAGAAGCAGGACATGAAGTTTTTGTTGAAGAGTTAGCTGGGAAAACAGCAGGTTTCACTGACGAAGCTTTTGTGGATGCAGGAGCAAAAATGTTAAAAAGTGCTGCAGATATTTGGGCAGCTGAGATGGTTATTAAAGTAAAAGAACCTCTACCTGAAGAATATGTTTATTTCCGTGAAGGTTTAATTCTGTTCACTTACCTACATTTAGCAGCAGCTAAAGAATTAACAGATAAATTAGTTGAATCAGGCGTAACAGCAATTGGTTATGAAACAATGGCTAAAGACGGCGTATTGCCACTATTAACACCAATGAGTCAAGTAGCTGGACGTATGGCTGTTCAAATCGGGGCACAATTCTTAGAAAATACTCATGGCGGAAAAGGCCTGTTATTGGGTGGAACACCAGGTGTTTCAACGGGTAATGTTGTTATTATCGGTGGTGGCGTTTCGGGAATGCACGCAGCTAAAATGGCAGTCGGCCTTGGTGCTGATGTAACGATTTTAGATGTAAACCCTACTCGTCTAGCTGACCTAGGCAATATCTTTGGTAATTCAGTTACAACATTAATGTCAAATGAATTTAATATCGCAGAGCAAGTTAAAACAGCGGATTTAGTTATCGGCGCTGTATTGATCCCTGGTTCTAAAGCACCAACACTAGTAACAGAAGAAATGGTTAAAACAATGGAAGCTGGATCAGTTATTGTGGATATCGCAGTCGATCAAGGCGGAATTATTGAAACAGCTGATAAAGTAACGACTCATGATAATCCTGTTTACACACGTCATGGTGTGCTTCACTATGCTGTTGCAAATATGCCGGGCGCTGTTTCAAAGACATCGACAATGGCTTTAACGAACGTTACAGTCCCTTATGCAATAGAAATTGCCGGAAAAGGTGTTGAATTAGCAGCACAAGAAAATCCTACTGTATACGGTGGAATAAACGTTATGAACCATAAAGTAACGAAAAAAGAAGTTGCTGAATCTTTAGACATGGAATTTGTTGAAGCAAGTACATTCTTTAAAAAATAA
- a CDS encoding sugar-binding transcriptional regulator encodes MIEVAKLYYQSDYSQQEIGTKFGISRPTVSRLLKRAKDKGYVQIKIVDPFFDLAHLEAALKEKYSLAEVHVIFSPESYYETITAHLSHFAAKYLEEVIVEGTILGVSWGTTMYEIARKLTPKKVSGVEVVQLKGGISHSDVQTYANETISLFSAAFQTTPLHLLLPVIFDHVTTKKLVEKDRHMRYIIEKGKQATVALFTVGTVRENALLFRLGYFDENEKMRLKKQAVGDICSRFFDAKGEISDQEINSRTMGIDLEELRYKEKSILVAGGHRKLAAIDGALKGKYANILMIDQFTAKELLKWNEPHE; translated from the coding sequence ATGATTGAAGTGGCTAAGTTATATTATCAATCAGACTATAGCCAACAAGAGATTGGCACAAAATTTGGTATATCGAGACCAACAGTTTCTCGTTTATTAAAAAGGGCTAAAGACAAAGGATACGTTCAAATAAAAATAGTGGACCCTTTTTTTGATTTGGCTCATTTAGAAGCAGCGCTAAAAGAAAAATACTCGCTAGCAGAAGTGCATGTTATCTTTTCGCCAGAATCTTATTACGAAACGATTACAGCGCATTTGTCTCATTTTGCAGCAAAGTACCTAGAAGAAGTCATTGTAGAAGGGACGATTTTAGGAGTCAGTTGGGGAACGACTATGTACGAAATCGCTAGAAAATTAACGCCAAAAAAAGTTAGCGGAGTAGAAGTTGTGCAGTTAAAAGGAGGGATAAGCCATTCGGATGTTCAAACGTATGCTAATGAAACCATTTCTCTATTCTCTGCTGCTTTTCAAACAACTCCGTTACATTTATTGTTGCCAGTTATATTTGATCATGTTACGACTAAAAAACTAGTAGAAAAAGATCGACACATGCGTTACATCATTGAAAAGGGCAAACAAGCAACAGTAGCCTTGTTCACAGTAGGAACGGTACGTGAAAATGCTTTATTATTTAGATTAGGGTATTTTGATGAAAATGAAAAGATGCGCTTAAAAAAACAAGCAGTTGGTGATATTTGTTCACGTTTTTTTGATGCAAAAGGGGAAATAAGTGATCAAGAAATCAACAGTCGTACAATGGGGATTGATTTAGAAGAGCTAAGGTATAAAGAAAAATCAATCCTAGTAGCAGGTGGACATAGAAAATTAGCTGCTATCGACGGGGCTCTAAAAGGAAAGTATGCTAATATTTTAATGATTGATCAGTTTACTGCAAAAGAACTTCTTAAGTGGAATGAACCACACGAATGA
- a CDS encoding arsenate reductase family protein translates to MLNFYEHKLCSTCRKGRKWLKNNAIEFQTIDMIAQPPSKEQLIAWMTASDLPVSRFFNGKGNRYRELNLKDHLSDMTIEAAAEILSTDGMLIKRPLITDGSKITLGFNEEDFEKEWLK, encoded by the coding sequence ATGTTAAATTTCTATGAACACAAATTGTGTTCAACTTGTCGTAAAGGTAGAAAATGGTTAAAAAATAATGCAATTGAGTTTCAGACAATTGATATGATTGCACAACCTCCTTCAAAAGAACAATTAATAGCGTGGATGACGGCATCTGATTTACCCGTTAGTCGCTTTTTTAACGGAAAAGGCAATCGGTACCGTGAATTAAATTTAAAAGACCACTTATCAGATATGACAATAGAAGCAGCAGCCGAAATATTATCAACAGACGGTATGCTTATCAAACGCCCATTAATAACTGACGGTAGTAAGATTACGCTTGGCTTTAACGAAGAAGACTTCGAAAAAGAATGGCTAAAGTAA
- a CDS encoding YihY/virulence factor BrkB family protein produces the protein MTAIPKEASFKAKAKAWLEMIKPNWERAQVSPNSAQLAYFILLSIAPILLVVANIIPFLPISATDILPYLETALPADIYRIVQPMLLGFLSQTRGGVISIGLITSLWSASKAFNATQLVLNEVYGVEKRTNFIIVRVVSFLINLAIVGAVGVTMFAFVFGEQILSFIEDFFDIKLTLIQDILSFRWLILSVVLLVVLVLIYSLLPNHGIAFKYAIPGAIFSALGWLVLSQGFSFYVSVAGGAASGSGAFGVFIILMLWLYLSAIVFLLGALINVIYFQYKNDQTVAEYKKEKEDEEEGKTKEDSLMNSANKQRGKLVKVKIVQQQEKDEEKIEL, from the coding sequence GTGACAGCAATTCCAAAAGAGGCTTCTTTCAAAGCAAAAGCAAAAGCGTGGTTGGAAATGATAAAACCAAACTGGGAAAGAGCGCAAGTTTCGCCTAATTCAGCACAATTAGCTTATTTTATTTTACTCTCAATTGCGCCTATTCTATTAGTTGTCGCGAATATCATCCCTTTTTTACCAATTAGCGCAACAGACATACTGCCTTATCTAGAAACGGCTTTACCAGCAGATATCTATCGTATCGTTCAGCCGATGTTGCTAGGCTTTTTAAGTCAGACACGTGGTGGGGTGATTTCCATTGGTTTAATCACATCTTTATGGTCAGCAAGTAAAGCGTTCAATGCCACTCAATTGGTGTTAAATGAAGTATACGGTGTAGAAAAGAGAACAAATTTTATCATTGTTCGAGTCGTTTCTTTTCTTATTAATTTAGCTATTGTTGGAGCGGTAGGAGTTACCATGTTTGCCTTTGTCTTTGGTGAGCAAATTCTGAGTTTTATCGAAGATTTTTTTGATATTAAGTTAACGTTAATTCAAGATATCCTCAGTTTTAGATGGCTGATTCTATCAGTTGTTTTATTAGTGGTTCTAGTATTGATTTATTCGTTACTACCAAATCATGGAATAGCCTTCAAGTATGCTATTCCTGGTGCTATATTTTCTGCATTAGGCTGGTTAGTCTTATCGCAAGGATTTTCGTTTTATGTATCCGTTGCTGGAGGTGCGGCATCTGGTAGTGGGGCGTTTGGAGTATTCATTATTCTGATGCTGTGGCTGTATTTATCTGCTATTGTCTTTTTATTAGGTGCGTTGATCAATGTCATTTATTTCCAATATAAAAATGACCAAACAGTCGCTGAATACAAAAAAGAAAAAGAAGACGAAGAAGAAGGGAAAACAAAAGAAGATAGCCTGATGAACTCAGCAAATAAACAACGTGGAAAATTAGTAAAGGTCAAAATAGTTCAACAACAAGAAAAAGATGAAGAGAAGATAGAACTGTGA
- a CDS encoding nitroreductase family protein: MNNQYIDLLKERRSIYALGKKVSLSNEQIMELVKKAIKESPSSFNSQTSRAIVLFGDSHETLWDLTEAALKEVIPERQDFAPTVGKLNSFRAGYGTILFFEEMSIVKNLQERFALYADNFPVWSEQASGIAQHSVWTTLAIENIGASLQHYNPLIDDAVRSEWNLSANWKLRAQMPFGSIEAPAQDKEYMNDDERVLSFN; this comes from the coding sequence ATGAATAATCAATACATTGATTTATTAAAAGAACGTCGCTCCATTTATGCGCTAGGTAAAAAGGTTTCCTTATCTAACGAACAAATCATGGAATTAGTCAAAAAAGCAATCAAAGAAAGCCCCTCTTCATTCAATTCACAAACTTCACGTGCAATTGTTTTGTTTGGAGACTCTCACGAAACGTTATGGGATTTAACGGAAGCTGCTTTGAAAGAAGTCATTCCTGAAAGACAAGATTTTGCTCCAACAGTTGGAAAATTAAATTCTTTTCGCGCTGGATATGGAACGATTTTATTCTTTGAAGAAATGAGCATTGTTAAAAATCTACAAGAACGATTTGCACTGTATGCCGATAACTTCCCAGTTTGGTCAGAACAAGCTTCTGGTATAGCGCAACACTCTGTCTGGACTACATTAGCAATCGAAAATATCGGCGCTAGCTTACAACACTATAACCCATTGATTGATGATGCTGTTCGCTCAGAATGGAACTTGTCTGCTAACTGGAAGTTACGTGCACAAATGCCATTTGGCTCCATTGAAGCACCTGCTCAAGATAAAGAATACATGAACGATGACGAGCGCGTTCTTTCATTTAATTAA
- the deoC gene encoding deoxyribose-phosphate aldolase, with product MNKLANLIDHTALKPGVTKKEILKLTAEAKEYGFYSVCVNPTWVAEAAKQLKGSEVDVCTVIGFPLGANTTDVKVYETTDAINNGATEVDMVINIGALKSNEDDQVLNDIQKVVEAAKGKALVKVIIETCLLTDEEKVRACELAVKAGTDYVKTSTGFSTGGATKEDITLMRKTVGEKIGVKASGGIHSKADLEAMVKAGATRIGASAGVAIVSE from the coding sequence ATGAATAAACTAGCTAATCTAATCGACCACACAGCTTTAAAACCAGGCGTAACAAAAAAAGAAATCCTAAAATTAACAGCAGAAGCTAAGGAATATGGTTTCTATTCTGTTTGTGTTAATCCAACATGGGTAGCAGAAGCAGCTAAACAATTAAAGGGATCAGAGGTTGATGTGTGTACCGTTATTGGTTTCCCATTAGGCGCAAATACCACGGATGTAAAAGTATACGAAACAACAGATGCAATCAATAATGGCGCAACTGAAGTAGATATGGTTATCAATATTGGCGCATTAAAATCTAATGAAGACGATCAAGTGTTAAACGATATTCAAAAAGTGGTTGAAGCGGCTAAGGGAAAAGCGTTGGTAAAAGTTATTATTGAAACGTGCTTATTAACAGACGAAGAAAAAGTACGCGCTTGTGAACTAGCTGTAAAAGCTGGTACAGACTACGTGAAGACTTCTACTGGTTTTTCAACAGGTGGAGCAACAAAAGAAGACATCACATTAATGAGAAAAACAGTTGGAGAAAAAATTGGCGTTAAAGCATCTGGCGGAATTCATTCAAAAGCTGATTTAGAAGCAATGGTTAAAGCAGGAGCAACAAGAATTGGTGCAAGTGCTGGTGTAGCAATCGTTTCTGAATAG
- a CDS encoding glycine cleavage system protein H, with amino-acid sequence MVEVQEMKYSENGLWILKTGNNYRIGLSEKGQDDLGEVMFIEVLSHVTRVEQNETLIDLEGAKAVTELTSPLAGKVVSYHKALADEPEKLNSVDKEFNWIVELTDVDETVFNTLSDTID; translated from the coding sequence ATGGTGGAAGTACAAGAAATGAAGTATAGTGAAAACGGGTTATGGATTTTGAAAACAGGTAATAATTATCGGATTGGATTGTCTGAAAAAGGGCAAGATGATCTAGGTGAAGTGATGTTTATTGAGGTCCTTTCTCATGTGACTAGAGTAGAACAAAACGAGACCTTAATTGATTTAGAAGGTGCTAAAGCTGTGACTGAGTTGACGTCTCCACTTGCGGGAAAGGTTGTTTCTTACCATAAAGCATTAGCAGATGAACCCGAGAAATTAAATAGTGTGGATAAAGAATTCAATTGGATTGTCGAATTAACGGACGTAGACGAAACAGTTTTTAATACGTTATCAGATACAATCGATTAA
- a CDS encoding YwbE family protein: MDGKKRANIKLDLLVDIVLKKDQRTGTLTRGHVKRILTNSAQHPHGIKVMLKENDQVGRVQKIIE, translated from the coding sequence ATGGACGGAAAGAAAAGAGCGAATATAAAACTAGATTTATTAGTTGATATTGTCTTAAAAAAAGACCAACGAACAGGTACTTTAACGAGAGGTCATGTTAAGCGAATTTTGACAAATAGTGCACAACATCCTCATGGAATAAAAGTGATGTTAAAAGAAAACGATCAAGTCGGAAGAGTACAGAAAATTATAGAATAA